Genomic DNA from Thermobifida alba:
GGGCGGCGAGGGCGCCGCCGAGCAGGAGGACGGCCGCCCAGGGCAGGTTGATTCCGGAGTGTCCCAGGCCGGTGAGGAAGCCGGCGCTGGCGGCGAGGGCCACGATGAACTCGCCGGTGGCCACCGAGCCGATGACCTTGCGGGGTTCCAGCCGGCCGCTGGCCAGCAGCGCGGAGGTGCCGATGGGTCCCCAGCCGCCGCCTCCGGTGGCGTCGACGAAGCCGCCGACGAGGCCCAGCGGGGTGAGGAAGCGGCCGCGCAGCGGTCGGCCGAGGCCGCCGCGGGGCAGGCCGCGGACGGTGAAGCGGAGCAGGACGTAGCAGCCCAGCAGGAGCAGCAGGCCGGACATGAGGGGGGCGGCCGCCCGGGTGGACAGGGTGCTGAGGACGGTGGCGCCGAGGAAGGCGCCGATCCCGCCGGGGATCGCGATGCGCCGCACGACCCGCCAGTCGACGTTGCCCAGCCGCCAGTGCGACAGACCCGAGGAGAGCGTGGTGCCGATCTGGGCCAGGTGGACGGTGGCGGAGGCGCCCGCCGGGGTC
This window encodes:
- a CDS encoding sulfite exporter TauE/SafE family protein; amino-acid sequence: MQTLILLGVVGLLAQLVDGSLGMGYGVTSTTLLLAIGATPAGASATVHLAQIGTTLSSGLSHWRLGNVDWRVVRRIAIPGGIGAFLGATVLSTLSTRAAAPLMSGLLLLLGCYVLLRFTVRGLPRGGLGRPLRGRFLTPLGLVGGFVDATGGGGWGPIGTSALLASGRLEPRKVIGSVATGEFIVALAASAGFLTGLGHSGINLPWAAVLLLGGALAAPFAAWIVRYVPPRVLGSVVGGMIILTNAHTVLDGGLLPLTPTGQAAGYLLILAVWTAAVVHSVRAHRADTAARAAEPEAVRG